CGTGTGGCGGGCGCGGCGGCCCTGTTGCGGCGAGATGGTGCAGTGGGATTCATCGGAGCACGACTGGCTGGAGGGGCGAGGGCCGAAGCTCTCTCTGCTGGCGATGCTCGACGACGCGACCAGCCGCGCCCAGGCGCGCTTTGCCGAGCACGACACCACGGAAGAGAATTTCCGCTTGCTGGAGAGTTACCTGAAGCGATGGGGGCGACCGGGAGAATTTTACACCGACAAGGACAGCCTGTTTACGGTGAACCGTCCGGTGCGAGAGGCCGACGACGAGGCTTGGCCAGAGGCTTGGACGCAAATCGGGCGGGCGTTGAAGGAGTTGGGGATAGGATGGATTGCGGCCCACTCACCGCAGGCGAAGGGGCGCATCGAGCGCTTCTTCGGCACCGCCCAGGACCGGCTGGTGAAGGGACTGCGCCAGGCGGGGGCGCAGACCCTGAAAGAAGCCAACGCTTATTGGGAGCAGGAGTACTTGCCGATGTGGAATCGGCGCTTCACCGTGGAGGCGGAGAAAGTCCCCCGATGCACACCGGCCGCTGCGGGCGAAGCAGAACCTGGCGGCGATCCTGAGCCACGTCGAGGAGCGCGTGGTGGCCAACGATTACACGATTCGGTACAACACGCAGAAATACCAGATCCCTCGGGCGGATATCCGTCCGGGATTACGAGGCGCGACGGTGCGGGTGGAGGAGCGGCGAGACCAGACGCTGTGGGCACGCTTCCGGGATCGCTACCTGAAGGTGAGCCGGTGTGAGCCGGTTCCCAACGGACCAGGTCCGCCTCGGCCCGCTCCATCTCGACCCCTCGGCGGGGAACACCGGGTAGCCCTTGGATGAAAGACTTCCATCTGCGTCAGAGTCCCCCGCTCTGGAAAATTATGAGGCAGGAACAGGGAGTGGTAAAAGCAGGAAGAAGTACCCCCTGAGCCGCGCCGTGGGCGCCAACCTCAGTCGCCCTACGGGCTCCTTCGGTTGGCGCCCACAGGAACTACTTACTTTGCTAAGAACAGGAACTTCTTACTTTGCCTTGACAGGCTGGCCAAGAAGTGCTTGATCGGGCGGTGCAACCGTAGTAATCTCGCACCACGATTTTTGTGGGCTGCCTCCGAGCTGAACCACCGGTCTGAGGCGAGGCGCAAGTCGTGGACGGATTTGTTTCTGGAGCACTGTTCGACGGTGACCAAGCCAGAATATTGGCCAACCGGGCCGATCTTCCGCCGTGCCTGCTGAAACTGCCACCGGCGCCCAAGACGCGGCCATTTCGATGCACGACAAAATTCAACCGGCTGTTATGGGTCATGGGAGGAATTTCCATGCGTAAGCACTTCCTATGTTTTCTAATCCTGGCGGGGTTCGTGTTCTTCACTGCGGTCAGCAGCGTGAAAGGACAGGCCCCGCTTCCTGGACCTCTCGACCTGACGCACCAACCCTCCGACACGTTGATGAAGGTTTACGCACAAATTCGTCAACTGGCCGGCAGCAATCAGGCGGCTGCCGCCGAAAACGCAGACTGGAAAAAGGACGCCGCCACTTTCCATCTTACGAACGGACAGATGACGCTGGCGGCTCCGGTGGCAGGCCGGGTGCTCGGAGCTGTGTTTACCGGTAATGGGAACTTCGAACTCGACCCGCCCACGCCTGCCGAGCAGCACCAGATTGCGCGGTTTGCCAAGGCCCCCAAGCTGAACGACACTTTTCACCAGGCCATCTTTCTCTTCACGGATGATTCCCTCCAAGAACTTCAGAAACTCATGGTTTTCCAGCCTCGCGGCGACGCCGCAGCGGCAGGCAAGGCCCTGGATGACGCGCAAAAGAAATTTTCGGAAAGCTTCAACGACTGGACGGACAATGTTCGCAATGGCAATTTCCAGATGCAAAATATCCCGGCACGCATGCTCGCCGACCTCACCGACCCGACCAGCCGGGGATTTTTCCTCGCAGACTTCAAAGGAGGGCATTCAGGGAATCTGCTGTTCGTGATTAGTTGGAACCGTCCGACGCTCGTCCTGCCTTCTCTCGGTAACGACGAAGAAGAAATTCTGATCCACTATGATCGAGGCAGTTACTGGGAGTGGTGGGCCGGATTTCATCTTGTCTCGGAGTACGCCAAGGCGCCCTGGCCTGAGCATCTAACCCAGCTCGCGCACTGCGGCAAGGAAACGATTGAAGCGGTGATCAACGATCACGCCCGGCTTTCCGCCACAGCCGAAATGCTGGCTGAAGTTCCCTCGGCCCGGTTGCGGCTGCTCCCCCTCAACCTTCGCGGGGTGTTGCGGATTCAAGCCGTGACGGATGGGTCCGGCAACAAGCTTGCGTTCATTCAGGAAGGTCGCAAGCTCGACAGCGATCCCTGGGTGGTCCTAGCGGCGCCTGCCGAACCCGGGCAAGCTTTCACTCTCAAGATTATCTATGCCGAAGACTCCACATCCGACAGCCATATCATCCAACAGAGAGGCAGCGGGCTTTATTACGTAACCTCGCGCGAATCCTGGTACCCGAACTTCGGTGGCTTCAATGACCGTACAGAATTCCATCTGCGCATCACTTCACCGAAGAGATACGAACTGGCTGCCACCGGGCGGCTGGTGAAAACCCAGAAAGACCACGATACCCTGACCACGGAGTGGGAATCACAGCTTCCCTTTCCCGTCGCCGGCTTTAACTACGGCGACTTCGTCACCAAGTCGGCGTCCGACTCCAATCTGACCGTCAATGCTTATGCCGGCAAGGAGGTGCCCAACGAGTTGAAGCAGGTCCAGAACACACTCGACGTTGCCGGACTCGTTACCCGAGGCGATGCCGCCGCCGAGTATGGAATCCTGACTGGCGGCTTTAACACGGCGTCAAACACGCTGTACGCAGCCAAGGTCAGCCTTGCAGCCATGCGACTTTATGAGGACTATTTCGGGCCGCTGCCGTTCAAAACCATCTCCGTCACCGAGCAACCGGTCCTCGGTTACGGCCAGAGCTGGCCCACTTTGATCTTTCTGCCTTACGACTCCCTGCTGGACTCCACCACGCGTAACAACCTGCACTTGCAAGACACGGGCGAGGCGCGCGAGTTCTACAATCTGGTGGCGGCGCATGAAATGTCCCATCAATGGTGGGGGCATCTGGTCGGATGGAAGACCTACCGGGACCAGTGGCTTTCAGAAGGTTTTGCGGAATTTTCCTCCGCCCTATACCTCCAGGCTACGGAACCAAAAAAATGGGACGATTTCTGGGACCTTAAGCGGAAGTGGCTGCTGGGTAAAGACCGCGCGGGCGTGCGGCCGGTGGACGTCGGCCCTATCGTCCTCAATGATCAGTTGGATTCTTATCTCGAACCCTCTGCTTCCCAGCATCTGATTTATGAAAAAGGCGCTT
This portion of the Terriglobia bacterium genome encodes:
- a CDS encoding ISNCY family transposase, translated to MNQKERDRLKVLHEAEKGHLTQKQAGVQLKLSERWVRELVGRLRKEGDGGILHRLRGRASKRKLSAAVRAKVVRLVKREYAGFGPTLAAEYLGEKHGVVMSKESVRQILMEAGVWKRKRRRVEPVHVWRARRPCCGEMVQWDSSEHDWLEGRGPKLSLLAMLDDATSRAQARFAEHDTTEENFRLLESYLKRWGRPGEFYTDKDSLFTVNRPVREADDEAWPEAWTQIGRALKELGIGWIAAHSPQAKGRIERFFGTAQDRLVKGLRQAGAQTLKEANAYWEQEYLPMWNRRFTVEAEKVPRCTPAAAGEAEPGGDPEPRRGARGGQRLHDSVQHAEIPDPSGGYPSGITRRDGAGGGAARPDAVGTLPGSLPEGEPV
- a CDS encoding M1 family aminopeptidase yields the protein MRKHFLCFLILAGFVFFTAVSSVKGQAPLPGPLDLTHQPSDTLMKVYAQIRQLAGSNQAAAAENADWKKDAATFHLTNGQMTLAAPVAGRVLGAVFTGNGNFELDPPTPAEQHQIARFAKAPKLNDTFHQAIFLFTDDSLQELQKLMVFQPRGDAAAAGKALDDAQKKFSESFNDWTDNVRNGNFQMQNIPARMLADLTDPTSRGFFLADFKGGHSGNLLFVISWNRPTLVLPSLGNDEEEILIHYDRGSYWEWWAGFHLVSEYAKAPWPEHLTQLAHCGKETIEAVINDHARLSATAEMLAEVPSARLRLLPLNLRGVLRIQAVTDGSGNKLAFIQEGRKLDSDPWVVLAAPAEPGQAFTLKIIYAEDSTSDSHIIQQRGSGLYYVTSRESWYPNFGGFNDRTEFHLRITSPKRYELAATGRLVKTQKDHDTLTTEWESQLPFPVAGFNYGDFVTKSASDSNLTVNAYAGKEVPNELKQVQNTLDVAGLVTRGDAAAEYGILTGGFNTASNTLYAAKVSLAAMRLYEDYFGPLPFKTISVTEQPVLGYGQSWPTLIFLPYDSLLDSTTRNNLHLQDTGEAREFYNLVAAHEMSHQWWGHLVGWKTYRDQWLSEGFAEFSSALYLQATEPKKWDDFWDLKRKWLLGKDRAGVRPVDVGPIVLNDQLDSYLEPSASQHLIYEKGAYVLEMLRMVLADAKSKSPDAAFINIMRDFTSTYAGKNASTADFQHIVEKHVGQPMDWFFNEWVYGNETPSYDFRYQLQGGGSGKTTVSFTLTQSGVSGSFQMGVPLYVTYQGKTGRIGFIQMKGPSTRNAQFQLPFHPSNISIDAERDLLAVVHE